In Oryzias melastigma strain HK-1 linkage group LG18, ASM292280v2, whole genome shotgun sequence, one DNA window encodes the following:
- the LOC112156239 gene encoding myelin-oligodendrocyte glycoprotein, with protein sequence MNDLSLCLQTFLFCVNLFWRIVQSEILLSVYPGDDVILPCCLDSEEDLLDQTVEWSKLEVKPDPADRQGRVPYVYLYRNRKTVTKVMMETFMQRVSLNPDGLKRGDVTLKIRNVTLQDEGKYSCFIPGKKFRETVQLLVEPNGVRAPTTETSQFNISTPDPGGEQNNIWISRSRPGPWISFGVFTSLIFSAVCFFIIRERAKT encoded by the exons ATGAATGATCTTAGTCTTTGTCtccagacttttttattttgtgttaatttattttggagaaTCGTTCAAA GTGAgattcttctgtctgtttatcctggtgatgatgtcatcctgCCGTGCTGCCTGGACTCTGAGGAGGACCTCCTGGATCAGACCGTGGAGTGGTCCAAACTGGAGGTGAAGCCTGACCCGGCGGACAGACAGGGCCGCGTCCCTTATGTGTATCTGTACCGGAACAGGAAGACCGTGACCAAAGTCATGATGGAGACGTTCATGCAGAGAGTGTCTCTGAACCCAGACGGACTCAAACGAGGAGACGTGACGTTAAAGATCAGGAACGTGACGCTCCAGGATGAGGGGAAGTACAGCTGCTTCATTCCTGGGAAGAAGTTCAGGGAGACGGTTCAGCTGCTTGTTG AGCCAAACGGAGTCAGAGCTCCAACCACGGAAACATCCCAGTTTAACATCTCCACTCCAGATCCAGGAGGAGAGCAGAACAACATCTGGATCAGTCGTTCCAGACCGGGTCCTTGGAtctcttttggagtttttacCTCATTGATCttctctgctgtttgtttctttataatAAGAGAGCGAGCAAAAAC
- the LOC118600086 gene encoding matrix remodeling-associated protein 8-like produces MNPDPADTNGHKGVVYLYRSRRTMTKFMMETFIQRVSLNPDGLKRGDVTLKIRNVTLQDEGKYSCYIHGLDHRETVQLLVEPNGVRAPTMETSQFNISTPDPGGEQNNIWISRSRLVLWISLGVSIFFILSAVWICQRRRQKFQEPPSMKTSHLSKTLLQQPEIVREDETPTEL; encoded by the exons ATGAACCCTGACCCAGCAGACACTAATGGCCACAAAGGTGTTGTGTATCTGTACCGGAGCAGGAGGACCATGACCAAATTCATGATGGAGACGTTCATCCAGAGAGTGTCTCTGAACCCAGACGGACTCAAACGAGGAGACGTGACGTTAAAGATCAGGAACGTGACGCTCCAGGATGAGGGGAAGTACAGCTGCTACATTCATGGATTGGACCACAGAGAGACGGTTCAGCTGCTTGTTG AGCCAAACGGAGTCAGAGCTCCAACCATGGAAACATCCCAGTTTAACATCTCCACTCCAGATCCAGGAGGAGAGCAGAACAACATCTGGATCAGTCGCTCCAGACTGGTTCTTTGGATCTCTCTTGGAGTTTCTATTTTCTTCATCCTCTCTGCTGTTTGGATCTGTCAGAGGAGACGACAGAAA TTCCAGGAACCTCCTTCAATGAAGACATCCCATCTCTCTAAAACTCTGCTTCAACAACCAGAGATCGTCAGAGAAGATGAGACTCCAACTGAACTATGA